GAACGGGAGCGTCGACAGGAGGTTGTACAGCCAGTTCGCGACGAAGAGGATGACGAGAAGCGGCGTGACCACGACCAGCCCGCTCGCGAAATCGCGCTTCCACGTGGACATTCGGAGTTCACACGTTCATCGGGGACGAGGGCATATCAGCCCTTCTACACGGGGCTCGCCACCGCACCGCGGTCGACGTGCCCGACGACGGGGGTGTTCGAGGCGCTCGGGCCGTCAGACGCCGACGACCGCCCGGAGGGCGAACAGGGCGTTCTCCTTGCGCTCGCGAACGCGTCGGTAGAAGTACGACATCCACTTGTCGCCGTAGGGGGCGTACTGCCACGTCTCGACCCCCTCCTCCGCCAGCCGGCGCTGTTCGTCCTCGCGGACGCCCATGAGCATCTGCACCTCGTAGTCGGCGCCGTACTCGGCGGACAGTTCGGCCGCCAGTGAGACCATCTTCGGGTCGTGGCTGCCGACGGCGATGCCCCCCTCGCGCTCCTTGAACAGGAACTCCAGGTCCTCGCGGTAGGCCTCGTTCACGTCGGCCTTGTCGGTGTAGGCGATCGACTCGGGCTCGTCGTACGCGCCCTTCACGAGCCGGATCTTCCCCGGAACGTCCGCCAGCCGGTCGAGGTCCTCGCGGGTGCGACGGAGGTTCGCCTGCACGCACTGTCCGACGCCGCCGTCGAACTCGCGGGTCAGCTCCTCGAAGGCGTCGAGCGTCGCGTCGGTCGTGTCGGCGTCCTCCATGTCACACCAGACGAACACGCCGTGTTCGTCGCCGGCCTCGACGACCCGGCGGAGGTTCTCGCGGAACACGTCGTCGCCGATGTCGATCCCGAGCTGGGAGGGCTTCACCGAGACGCAGGCGTCCAGATCCGTACCGCCGATATCGCGGATCAGGGAGACGTACGCCTCGGCGTCGGCGGCGGCGGCCGAGCGCTCGCGGTAGTGCTCGCCGAGGAGGTTGAGGATCACCTTCACGCCGTCCTCGTTGGCGCGGCGAACGTGGTCGAACGCCGCGGCCGGCGTCTCGCCCGCGACGAAGCGGCTGGCGATGGGCGGGATCATGTCGGTGGCAACGCTTGCCGGTCGCGTGTCTTGAGTTCCGCGGATCCGCGCCGAGCGCCGGCGCCGCCGTCGGCGTCGACCGCCGCGCGGGTCGACGGTGCGGACCCACGGCGTTCGCCACACGCAGGCGCCCCGGAACCCCGCCCACTTAACACCGAACGCGAACCAGCCTCCGACGATGGCCGGACTCGTCGAACTCGTCGCGGGCGCGCTGTGGGCGATGTTGCCGGCGTACGTTCCGAACAACGCCGCCGTGCTCGCGGGCGGGGGCGCGGCGATCGACGGCGGCCGGACGTGGGGCGGCCGCCGCGTGCTCGGCGACGGGAAGACGTGGCGCGGCACCGCCGTCGGCACGCTCGCGGGCATCGCGCTCGCGGTCGCACTCAACGCGGTCGCGGACCCCGTCGGCGCCGCCGTCGGCGTCGACCTCCCGACGTTCCCGCCGCTGGCGGCGCTCGGGCTCGCGCTGGGCGCGATGCTCGGCGACATCGGCGCCTCGTTCGTCAAACGCAGGTCGGGTCGCGAGCGGGGCGCCTCCTTCCCCGGGCTCGACCAGCTCGACTTCGTCGTCGGCGCGCTCGTGCTCGCGCTGGCGCTGGCGCCCGCGTGGACGCTCGCGACGTTCACGCTCGAACGCCTCGCCGTCGTGCTCGTCGCGACGCCGCTGTTGCACGTCGCGACGAACGTCATTGCCTACCTGATCGGGGTCAAGAACGAGCCGTGGTAGAGCCCCTGTAGTCGACGCGAGGACGACGCCCGCCCCGAATTCACTCGTGAGAATCGGGCCGGTGCGGTTTTGAGGGCTCCCCGCGGCAGCTCGGACGTGAGCGACTCGGACGTCTCGGAGTCCAGCGACCCCCCGGAGGGAGTCGAGGAGGAGGGCGAGCTGTCGCCACGCGAGCACGTCCGGGTCATGTTTCCGAGCATCGCGCTGGCGTTCATGCTGCTTGCGGCCGCCAGCGTCGCGGGGATCGGCGGCGTCGTCGCGACGGGCCTCGGCGGCGAGCCGATCGACCGACCCGAGGGCTTCTCCTTCTCCGTCGCCGGCGAGGGTGACGACACGGCTATCGTGGTCACGCATCCCGACGGAACCGTCCCCTCCGAGGAGCGTGTCGTCGTCGTCGACGAGGCGGGCACGAAGGTCCCGTGGACCGACCTCCGGACCGACACGGGCGAGGCGGAGATCACCGGCCGTAGCGCGCTCGCGTGTCCGACCCAGGGGGCGACGTACCGCGTCGTCTTCGAGGGTCGCGCGGCCGACCACACCGTCGGCGCCTACGAGGTCGACGCGCCCATCCCCGCGAGCGTCGTCGAGCGGTGCGAGGCGGCGAACTGACCGGACGATCCGGCGGGTCACGTTCTCGCTACGACGAGCCCCGGCGGCGGTCGCGGACCGATAGCCTTTCGCGGCACCGTGCGCCTCCCTCGGGTATGCGCGACTCCACCGACGACGCCGTCACGGACGCGGAGCTGATCGCCGCGCTTCGGGACGCGGAGGCCGTCCTGTTCGGCGAGTTCGAACTCGCCCACGGGGGGACGAGCGACTACTACGTCGACAAGTACCGCTTCGAGACGGATCCCACGTGTCTGGGCCTCGTCGCCCGGGCGTACGCCGAGCGCGTCGGCGAGGCGAAGCTCGCCGGCGTCGCACTCGGCGCCGTCCCGCTGGTGGCCGCGACCGCCGTCGAGACCGGTTCCCCGTACGTCATCGTCCGCAAGGCGGCCAAGGAGTACGGCACCGGGAACCGGATCGAGGGGGCCCTCGACGAGGGCGAGGAGGTCGTCGTGCTCGAGGACATCGCCACGACCGGCCAGTCCGCCCTCGACGCCGTCGAGGCGCTGCGGGAGGCGGGTGCGACCGTGAACAAGGTGCTCGTCGTCGTCGACCGCGAGGAGGGCGCCGCGGAGCTGCTCGCGGACCACGACGTGGAGCTGGAGTCGCTGCTGACGGCGACGCGCCTGCTCGAGGACAGGTAGCGTCCGGCCGCGTCGGAAGCGTTTCTTCGCCGAAAACACTCGGAACCCGTGTTTTCGGCCGTCGTTACCGGTCGCCAGTGGCGGATCGACGATCTAGCCACACATACGCAAGACTGGCAGATCGACGGATGATCGAATCCGAAGTGTTCATACTTGCACGAACGAGCATAGATCCATGAACAGGGCCGAGAAGGCCGCCCTGCAGTTGCAGGCGGTCGCCGTGTTGCGGACGCTGAAGGAGACGCGAACGTACGACGAACTCGCCGAGGTGACCGGCCTGCCGGCGGGCGATCTGAACCGCTACGTCAACGGGCACGTCCTCCCGGGCGCCGAGCGCGCCCAGGAGGTCGTCGGCGGCATCGGTCACGAGACGCTCGCCGCGGAGCTCGAAGCGCGCATCGGCTTCGACGACGAGGGGTACGTCGACAACTCCGGCGTCGTGTTCGACCAGCCGTTCCTCGATCTGGTCGCGCCCGTCGCCGCCGAGTCGTTCGCCTTCGAGACGCCCGACGTGGTGCTCACGGCCGCGACCGACGGGATCACCCTCGGCGCGGCGATGGCGAGCCACTTCGACGCCCGCGTCGCCTACGCGAAGAAGTCGAAGGAGACCGCCGTCGAGGAGTTCATCGAGTCGCGCCAGCGGCTCGCCTCAGGGATCGAGCTGACGTACTACCTCCCCGCGGGCGCCATCGACGCCGGCGAGTCCGTGCTCGTCGTCGACGACCTCATCCGGTCGGGCGAGACGCAGGAGCTGCTGCTCGACATCGCGCTTCAGGCCGACGCCGACGTGACCGGCGTGTTCGCGCTCATCGCCGTCGGCGACGAGGGGACCGACCGGGCGTCGGAGATCACCGACGCGCCGGTGGGTGCGTTGACGCGGTTCGAGTAAGGCGAGGCCGACCGCAGGGAGGCCTCGGAAGTACGGCGGAGCGGTCCCGTGCCGCTCCGCCCACAGAAAGAGCGTCGTCGAGCGAAGCGAGACGACGGAATTCGGCGGCGAGGTCTTCGTGCCGAGCCGCCCACAGAAAGAGCGTCGTCGAGCGAAGCGAGACGACGGTAAACGGCGGCGAGCTTGTGGGCGAGCCGCTCATGGTGCGACAGCGAGTATTCCGATGCGCGACCGATTCTCGTCGATTGTCGCCGCCGCGGTCGGTTTGTTTCGTGTCGCCGTCGGCGAGACGGACGGCTCGGGACAACGTACTGACGCTTCCGTCCCGACTAATATCCACATTAGTGCATATATTGTCGGGAAAAAGCCGAACGCTTAAGCCAAGTATGCACAAGTGTGGCGACATGGGGCTGCAACAGCAGTTGGCGGAGTACTTCAACTTCGACGAGCTCGGGACGGATCTCCGGACTGAGGTCGTGGCCGGGATCACGACGTTCCTGACGATGAGCTACATCGTCATCGTCAATCCGAGCATCCTCGCGGTGGCGATCGTGAACGGGCCGGGGCCCGACATCGGCCGGTCGTTGCCCGAGGTCCAGCAGATGATCGCGGTGGTGACGCTCATCTCCGCGGCGGTCGCGACGCTCGTGATGGCGCTGTACGCGAAGCGGCCGTTCGGGCAGGCACCCGGGCTCGGGCTGAACGCGTTCTTCGCGTTCACGGTCGTGCTCGGGCTCGGCGTCCCGTGGAACACCGCGCTCGCGGCGGTCGTCGTCGAGGGGATCGTGTTCATGCTGCTCACCGTCGCCGGAGCGCGTGAGTACGTGATCAAGCTGTTCCCCGAGCCGGTGAAGTTCGCGGTCGGGGGCGGTATCGGGCTGTTCCTCGCCATCATCGGGTTGGAAGCGATGCGCGTCGTCGCCTCCGACCCCGCGACGTACGTCCAGTTCTCGCCGGTGTTCGCGCAGGACCCGGTCGCCGTGTTGTCGGTCGTCGGGTTGTTCCTCACGTTCATGCTGTACGCCCGCGGCGTCCCGGGGAGCATCGTCTTCGGGATCCTCGGGACGAGCGTGCTCGGGTGGATCGTGTCGACGCTCGGCTACTCCGCGTACGCCGTTCCCGACGACGCCGGCTTCGTCCTCGCCGACGCGTCGCTGTCGCCGGCGCTGGACACGCTGACGTACTCGGCGGCCGGCTACGACATCACGCCGCTCGTCGGCGCGTTCGTCTCCGGGTTCTCGAACGTGGACGCGTTCGCGTTCGCGCTCATCGTGTTCACGTTCTTCTTCGTCGACTTCTTCGACACCGCCGGCACGCTGGTCGGCGTCTCGCAGGTCGCGGGCTTCCTCGACGAGGACGGCAACCTCCCCGACATCGACAGGCCGCTGATGGCCGACGCGATCGGCACCACCGTGGGCGGCATCCTCGGCACCTCGACGGTGACGACGTACATCGAGTCCGCCGCCGGCGTCGAGGAGGGCGGCCGTTCGGGGATGACTGCGCTGGTCATCGCGGTGCTGTTCGTGTTCTCGCTCGCGGCCGTGCCGCTCGCGGCGGCCGTGCCGATCTGGGCGAGCCACATCGCGCTCGTCGCCATCGCGGTGCTCATGCTGCGCAACCTGGTCGACATCGACTGGGCCGACTACACCAACGCGGTGCCCGCGGGGCTGACGATCCTCGTGATGCCGTTCACCTACTCCATCGCCTACGGTATCGCGGCGGGCATCGTCTCGTACCCGCTGGTCAAGGTCGCCGCCGGCGAGTACGACGACGTCCGCCCGGGCCACTGGGTGCTCGC
This genomic stretch from Halobaculum roseum harbors:
- a CDS encoding proline dehydrogenase family protein, whose product is MIPPIASRFVAGETPAAAFDHVRRANEDGVKVILNLLGEHYRERSAAAADAEAYVSLIRDIGGTDLDACVSVKPSQLGIDIGDDVFRENLRRVVEAGDEHGVFVWCDMEDADTTDATLDAFEELTREFDGGVGQCVQANLRRTREDLDRLADVPGKIRLVKGAYDEPESIAYTDKADVNEAYREDLEFLFKEREGGIAVGSHDPKMVSLAAELSAEYGADYEVQMLMGVREDEQRRLAEEGVETWQYAPYGDKWMSYFYRRVRERKENALFALRAVVGV
- a CDS encoding CDP-2,3-bis-(O-geranylgeranyl)-sn-glycerol synthase, with product MAGLVELVAGALWAMLPAYVPNNAAVLAGGGAAIDGGRTWGGRRVLGDGKTWRGTAVGTLAGIALAVALNAVADPVGAAVGVDLPTFPPLAALGLALGAMLGDIGASFVKRRSGRERGASFPGLDQLDFVVGALVLALALAPAWTLATFTLERLAVVLVATPLLHVATNVIAYLIGVKNEPW
- the pyrE gene encoding orotate phosphoribosyltransferase, translating into MRDSTDDAVTDAELIAALRDAEAVLFGEFELAHGGTSDYYVDKYRFETDPTCLGLVARAYAERVGEAKLAGVALGAVPLVAATAVETGSPYVIVRKAAKEYGTGNRIEGALDEGEEVVVLEDIATTGQSALDAVEALREAGATVNKVLVVVDREEGAAELLADHDVELESLLTATRLLEDR
- a CDS encoding phosphoribosyltransferase family protein gives rise to the protein MNRAEKAALQLQAVAVLRTLKETRTYDELAEVTGLPAGDLNRYVNGHVLPGAERAQEVVGGIGHETLAAELEARIGFDDEGYVDNSGVVFDQPFLDLVAPVAAESFAFETPDVVLTAATDGITLGAAMASHFDARVAYAKKSKETAVEEFIESRQRLASGIELTYYLPAGAIDAGESVLVVDDLIRSGETQELLLDIALQADADVTGVFALIAVGDEGTDRASEITDAPVGALTRFE
- a CDS encoding NCS2 family permease, which produces MGLQQQLAEYFNFDELGTDLRTEVVAGITTFLTMSYIVIVNPSILAVAIVNGPGPDIGRSLPEVQQMIAVVTLISAAVATLVMALYAKRPFGQAPGLGLNAFFAFTVVLGLGVPWNTALAAVVVEGIVFMLLTVAGAREYVIKLFPEPVKFAVGGGIGLFLAIIGLEAMRVVASDPATYVQFSPVFAQDPVAVLSVVGLFLTFMLYARGVPGSIVFGILGTSVLGWIVSTLGYSAYAVPDDAGFVLADASLSPALDTLTYSAAGYDITPLVGAFVSGFSNVDAFAFALIVFTFFFVDFFDTAGTLVGVSQVAGFLDEDGNLPDIDRPLMADAIGTTVGGILGTSTVTTYIESAAGVEEGGRSGMTALVIAVLFVFSLAAVPLAAAVPIWASHIALVAIAVLMLRNLVDIDWADYTNAVPAGLTILVMPFTYSIAYGIAAGIVSYPLVKVAAGEYDDVRPGHWVLAAAFVAYFFVRTGGVLGGAL